TGCCATTTCAGTTGGCGGACCTTCGCTTCGGTAGCGAGATCCTCAAAGAAACTCGCCAGAAAATTCTGTTCGGCGCGCCGCTCCGATTCTTTCGGCAAGCGTTGAAACTCTTCGACTCCCTTGTAGAGTTCCTTGTCGCGGCTGTAGGTAAAGAAGAAAGCGGGTTTGTCGAGTCCGTGTTTCGCCCGGAAACTGTCGATCTGCTCAGGGGTCGCGTTCTCTCCGAGGATCGCGACCGCCGGATCTCCGGGAACGAGTTCGATCAGCAGCGTCACAAGCGAGACGACGGTCCAGACAACGAGCAGCAAAAGCCCGAGCTGGCGCAGAAAATTTAGGATCTTGTACTTCATCGCGAGCGGCGGAAATGATGCGTGATTTTATAATTTTTTCGTTCCCAAATGCAAAGCGGCGATCCCGCCGGTGAGGTTCTTGTAACTGACGTCCGAAAAGCCGACCTCGTCGAGCATTTTCGCGAGTTGCTTCTGGTCGGGGAACTTCGAGACCGAGTTCGGAAGATACTCATACGCTCCGCGCGAGCCGCTGACCGCCCCGCCGATTCTGGGCAAGACCCTCGTGAAATAGAACTGAAAAGCCTGCCGGAAACCGGGGACGACGGGAGACGAAAACTCAAGGATCGCGAGCCTTCCGCCGGGCTTCAGCAAACGGTGGAACTCGACCAACCCGGCCTTCCAGTTAGAGAAATTCCGGAGTCCGAAGGCGATCGTGATCGCATCGAAGGTCGAATCGGCGAAGGATAGGTTCATCCCATCGGCTTCGAGGTATGGAATTGAAAGTCCGGTCTTTCCGTTCTTTTCGGCGGCGACGGCAAGCATCGGGCGGCAAAAATCGGTGCCGACGACCTTTGCTTTGCCGGATCGCTGCAGTTCAACGGCGAGATCGCCCGTGCCGCAGGCGACATCGAGAACAAGGGCGTTCGCGTCGTCGAGCACATCCTTGAGTGAACGCGAAACCAGTCGCCGCCAGCGTTTGTCGATGTTGACGGAAAGGAAGTGATTGAGGAAATCATATTTGCCGGCGATACCGGAGAACATCTCCCGCACGGCGCGCGCATGTTCGAGTTCGCCGTCGGTTCTTTGGTCAGACATAAATTTCTAATTCGCGACGGTCGAACCCGACGTTGAGACGAGCAGGACGGAGGCGACCGATTCCTTGCGCAGTCTCCCCAGGACGCGCTGGACGTCCGCGACCGAAACCGTCTGCAGATTCGTCTGGTCGTCCTTGACCGAGACGAAGCGGTACGTTTGCGAATCGAGCCAATAGTTCAGCGGATCGGCGGTCGCGCCGGCGGCCAAAACGGCGCGCTTCGCGGCCTCGAATTCCGCCGGCGTCACGTCCGCCCCAAGGAAATGGTTTTGATAACTCGCGATATCCGTCGGCAAAGCGATCGTGTTGCCGACCTTCTTGACGATCGCCGTGTTCCAGGAAGAAACCCCGAGGATCACGATTCCGGGAAGAACGTTGGCGTTGCTGCGCGCGAATGAACGCTCGCCCTCGCGACTGCGGATTCGCGAATGAAGGACGTTTTCGAGAATCTGCGCGGCGTAAAAGTCCTTTTCACTTCTTGCGACTCCGCGCATCGCAAAACGAAGTTCGCTCGTGTTCTCAAGCGTTGTGTCGAGAATCTGGATGTTAGCGATCGGCGGCGCGGGCTGGGCAAAAGTCGCCGGGATCTTCTTATCCGCCTTCAGCCAGCCGCCGAACAAACGCCTCGAAGCACGAAGCGCAAGATCGGCCTTGACGTTTCCGGAGATCGCGAGCGTCGCGTTGTCCGCCGTCAGGAAACGCTGTTTGGCAAACAAAATGTCCGCAAAATCGATCTTGGCGGCGCTTTCGGGCGTTCCCAACAACGGCCGGCCGTAAGGGAAACTGCCGAGCAGTCGTTTCGCGACCGCGCGGTCTGCCAGATAAGCCGGGTCTTTCTCGATCTCCGCGAGTCTTGCAAGATGCGGGATCTTTACACGTTCGGTCGTTTCCTTGTTTATCTGCGGGTTGGTGAGCGCCGAAGAAAGAGTTTCGAGCAAAGTCAAAAACTTGTCGGCATCGCCCGTCGCATCGATCTGGATATAATCATATCCGCACGTCACATCGAGGCTTCCACCAAGGTCGTCGCGAAAATACTCTTTCGCCGACTCGTTCGGAAAGATAATTTCCGACAGAAGCTTCATCACCCCTTCTTTCCCGAGCGGATCGAAGGCAGCGCCGCTGTGAATTCTGGTTTTGACGGTGACTTTCGCGGCTTTTGAATCGCTCCAGACGATCAGGCGCAGTCCGTTGAGGAGTTTTTCCTCGCGCGGCGCCGACACATTCGAAGCTTGCGCGCTGACAAGCGAGGCGCAGAGCGAAATAACGGCGAGCAAGATCGCCGGTTTGATAAGACGGTTAAAGTGATTCTTCATAATTAGTGACGCTTTCCGAGATTCTGGATTCAAGATCTTAGTTGCCGGAAATGCGTCGAAGCGTTGTCAGGCCGGAATCGGATCAAGGCGAAATTTTAAATCCCGGCAGGCAAAGTTTCAAGCGGTCAAAGCATCTAGATGATTGTAATTCGCGGAGACCGAAAACGAAAATTTCATCGGTGAAACTTAACTTCTGTCGAATTCGTGTTAAAATTACGTGTTTTTTTCATGGACGGCGAAACCGCCGCGGACTAAGAAAGAGGCTGGAGAATGGGAAAGATAGTAAAATATTGTAACGCTTGCGAGGAAGGATTTGCCGAGAAGTTCGGTTTTTGCCCGAACTGCGGTGCGCATCTGACGGCATTCGAGATGAATCCGGTGGCTTCCGAAACGAAACCGGAACCGATTCAGAGCATTGAGGAGATCCCGGTACCGGAGATCATTTCGGTCGCCCCGATCAATGAAACGGTGGTCGAGAGTGCGCCGGAAGAGATCGTGGTTGAAGAGCCGGCGATCGAAGCAGCCGAAGCGTTCGAGTTTGATGATGACGTTCTTGATGAAGAGGTTATGGTGACGCCGGAACCGGCGCCGACGGCCGCTTTTGTCGTCCCGGCGGCGACGCAAAGCGCCTACGAAGCGACCTTTCAGCCGAAAGCTAGTCCGAAGATTGACGATGCGTTTCACATCACGATCGTCGAGGAAAAGAACGTCAAACAGCGCAATCTCCTGCTTCTGGGCGTTTTTGCATTGTTTTTCGGCGCTTTCACTATCGGTTTGCTCTACTCCTTGTTCAATAAGTTTCTCGATGTCGCAGCGATCGACAGTCCCGATCTGATCTCCTATGTCGGAGAGGTCGAACCGATCCCGTTCGAAGAAGAGCAGATAATTAAGAAGGACAAGGAAAAGGGCGGCGGCGGCGGCGGCGGCGGTAAGGAAGAAGAAACTCCCGCGTCAAAGGGACGCGAAGCCGCGCAGGTTGAAAATCCGCAGTTCGCGCCATCTTCAAGGGCAGTTCCGCTGACGAATCCCGACATTGAGATACTGCTTGCGACCAAGAACAAGAACCCGCGTGCGGCCGAGAACACGGATGAACCGTACGGTCTTCGCAACGGGGCCGACGGGCTTTCCGACGGAACGGGCAGCGGCGGTGGACTTGGTAACGGTCGCGGCCGCGGACAGGGAAATGGCAACGGCGACGGACTCGGCAACGGTAACGGGTCGGGGCGCGGCAATGGTGACGGAGATGGCAACGGAGACGGATCCGGCGACGGAGACGGTTTATTCAAAGACGCGAAGGTGAAAGTCGGTCCGACGGTCGGCGTCAAGATCATCTCGAAACCCCGTCCGGGATACACGGATTCGGCGCGCGTCAACAACATTCAGGGAACGGTCATTCTCAAAGTGACGTTTTTGGCGAGTGGTCAGGTCGGCGGCGTCTCGGTTGTCAAAGGACTTCCGAACGGTTTGACCGAACAAGCGATCGCGGCCGCGAAGGGCATTCGATTCGAACCCGCCAAAAAGGGCGGCAGTCCATACTCGGTCAACAAGAACGTCGAGTACAGTTTTACGATTTTTTAAGTTGCCTGATGTTTCCTCTGTTGGGTGGGCCGAACGGTTTCGGCCTGCCTTTTTTTTGCCCGCCGTCCGGTTTTGTGTTACAAAATTGAAGGCGGAAAAAACTATGAAAATTCTTGTGTGTGCAGCTGTCTTACTTATGGCATCAATTTCGTTCGGTCAAAATGCGGATCCCGGTTACCGGATCTTCGATCGATCCGGCAACCCGGCGACGATCGAGCAGATCATCGCCGAAGCGGGCAACGTCAATGTCGTTTTTCTCGGTGAGAACCACGACGATGCGACGGCGCACGCGATGCAGCTCCGGATCTTCAAAGCGATCGTCGAAAAGTACTCGAAAGAACGCCCGACGGCACTCTCGATGGAAATGTTCGAACGCGACGTGCAGACCGTTGTCAATGAATACTTGAGCGGACTGATCACCGAGAACCATTTCCTGCTGAGTTCGCGTCCGTGGAAGAATTATTCGACCGATTACAAACCGCTCGTCGAGCTCGCGAAGGCGGAACGGCTTCCGGTGATCGCCGCCAATGCGCCGCGCCGTTACATAAATATGGTCTCGCGCAAAGGGCGCACCGCGCTCGATCCGCTCTCGCGCGAGGCTAAGGAGTGGCTTCCGCCGCTGCCCTACAATCAGGCTTCCGAAGCCTATTCAACCAAGTTCAAGGCGCTCATGGGGCCATCGCCTGAGGCTCAGATGGGACTTGCGAACATACTTGATTCGCAGTCTCTCTGGGACGCGTCGATGGCGTTTTCGATCTCGGAGTTCCTCAAGAAAAAGAAGAACCCGCTGGTAATTCACCTTAACGGCGCGTTTCACACCGAAAGCCGGCTGGGAACTGCCGAGCATCTGATGAAGTACTCGAAAAAGTCGAAGTTCCTGGTCGTGACGATGCGTTATGAGGACTCATTCACGACGTTCGACAAAGCGAAGCACGAGAACCTCGGTGACTTCGTCATCCTTACCGACGCCAAGCTGCCCCGCAGTTTCAAGCAGTAACAGAGCATAGTGCATAGGATAGTGCAGAGTGCATAGAGATAGTGCAGAGTGCGAGATAGTGCAGAGTGCATAGAGCATAGAGCAGAGTGCAGAATGCTCTCAACACTATGCACTATGCACTCTGCACTTTGCACTCGGCTCTCTGCTATCTGCACTCGGCTCTCTGCTCTCTGCACTCTGCACTATCTCGCACTCTGCACTCTGCACTGAATTGTTAAAACTTGTTGACCCCCGTTTCACCATTGCGTTAGAATAGTACAGCGACGCTCGTCGCTCCTGCATCTCGATCCTCAAGATGAAGACGAAAATAAGTCTAATTTACTTCGTTGTACTGACGCTTCTGGCCGTCGGTCTATTGCCGCTGCTGTTGACGAGCTGGACCCTGTCCGACCGCAGCGCAAAGGAACTCCGGGCTCTCGAAGGCCGTTACCAGACTCAGTTAGTGCAGGACAAAGCGCGTCAGATCGAGCTTTTCGGCCAGCGTTATGCCGACCTCGTCGGGAGCTATGCAAAGGCGCTCGAGCTCTCAAATGATTTTTCCGTCCTCTCATCACCTCAAACGGAAGTGAAGCTGAGTTCGACGCTTGAGGAAAATCCGTATCTTATCGCCCTGTTCATCAAGCCGGTCGGCGGCGAGTCGATCGCCGTCCGGCGGGCGAAATTTGCCGCGACTGAAGAGCTGGAAGGCATCGCATCGGGTCTATCGGCGGGATTCGAAAACAAGAAGCTCGTCTTTGGGAAGCCTCAAAAGATCATGTCGAGTGGCGAGATCGTGCTTCCGATCGGCTCACCCGTCGTAATCAACAACACGGTTGCGGCGACCGTGATGGCCGTCGTTTCGCTGCGCGAAATATCGAGAATAATGGCCGAGACGCGGCCGATGTCTGAGGACGAATTGTGGAAGTCCGGTCTGCCGATGATCCTTGTGGTCGATGAACGCGGCAACGCGGTTTTTCATCCGGACGCGAGCGTCGTCACGAATCAGAAGTCGTTCGGCTCGTTGAAAATTGTACAGGAATGGATGGAAGCGAGCGCCCAGGTCCAATCGGCCCTCGTGCCCTTTTCGACCGAGTACGACGGAAAGGAACACGAGATGATCGGCGCCTATTCAACGGCGAATCTCCGAAATGAACTAAAACTCGGTGTCGTCGCGATGCAGGATGAGAGCCGCGCTCTCGCATCGGTCGCCGAAATGCGTCGCAGCGTCTGGTTCATTTGCCTCGGCTTCGGGTTCGTCGCGCTGGTCGTCGGTTTGATCCTCGCGCGAATGATGACGGTTCCGATCCTCGACCTCGTCGGGGTCGCGCAGAAGATCGCGGTCGGCGATTACACGACGCGCGTCGAAACGAAGAATTTCTCCGAGATCGGCACGCTCGGAGAAGCGTTCAATCTGATGAGCGACAAGGTCCAGGAACAGATCGAAAAACTCGCACGGGCCGCCGAGGAGAATCGCGAATTGTTCGTCGGAACGGTCAAAGCTCTTGCCGCCGCCATCGACGGCAAGGACCGCTACACGCGTGGCCATTCGGAACGCGTTGCGCGGTTCTCGATCGCCATCGGCAAACGTATGCGGATGTCGGAGGATGAACTCGAAGCTCTTCGCATCAGCGCGTTGCTGCACGATGTCGGGAAGATCGCGATCGATGACGCGATCCTGAAGAAACCATCGGCATTGACGGACGAAGAGTTCGAAGTGATGAAGACCCATCCGCAACGCGGGTTCAAGATAATGTCGCAGATTCCCAGAATGCGGGATTTCTTGCCGGGTATGTATATGCATCACGAGATGATCAACGGTCAAGGCTATCCGCAAGGACTCAAAGGCGATGAAATTCCTCTTCAAGCGAAAATCGTTTCCGTGGCCGACACGTTCGACGCGATGACCACCGATCGGCCGTATTCCAAGGGAATGGAACTCGGGGCGGCGCTCGATCGCATACGCAGTTTTATCGGCACGCGGTACGACGGTGCGGTCGTCGAAGCCCTGATCCACGCTTGTGAGACCGGTGAGGTCCGGCCCGTCGGCGGATTGGTCAAGCCCAAGCCGCAAACGGAAGCGGACGATCCGGAGTGTATGAAGTTGTTCGAAAGACGTGTCGCGTAGAGTCAAACGTCAAGTTCAGATCACCGGCGGAATCGTCGGCCCGCAAACCAACTTCCAATTATGAACGTAACCGACTTTCAGGAAATATGGCAGATCGACATCGGCGATCAGGTTTATGAGGCCACCTTCGAGGTTCTGACGCAATGGATCGGTGAAGGCTCGCTTCTGCCCCAGGACAAAGTCCGGCGCGGGAATCTGCGCTGGATCGAAGCGCGCCGCGTGCCGGCTCTCGTGCCGTTTTTCAACGCCAAAGAGAGCGGCGCACCGCCGCCCGTCACGACCTCGACCGTCAGCGGCGAGACCAATGGTCTTCCGGCGACGGTTCAAACGACGAATTTTCCGGTCACGCCGCACCGTGCCGAGCCGGTCCCGAACACGGCGGATCCGTACCGGACGAACATCGTTGAAGCTATTCCTGCCCGGTCTGCGCCGCCGACGAACGCTTTCGTGAGCCCGGCGACGTCGGGTTTCAGCGTCAATCGCATCGAACCGCAAACATCGCCCTTTAACCAATCACCGGCCGCGGCCGAGCCCTTTGCCTCTCCGGTCTTCTCCGATCTGCCGCAGGCTTGCTCGATGCATCCGGAATCACAGGCATTTTTTGTTTGCGAAACCTGTGCCAACGTCTTCTGCAAGCTCTGCCCGAAGTCGTACGGCGGCACCGTCCGGATCTGCCCGTTTTGCGGCGCGATGTGCCAACGCATCGAGCAAGCAAGATCGAAAGGCGAACAGGCCGCAATGTATCGTGCGGCCGTCGACGGGGGCTTCGGATTCGGCGATTTTGCCAGCGCACTGGCCTATCCGTTCAAGTTCAAGGCCAGTCTTTTCTTCGGCGCGGTTCTGTTTATGATCTTCACGATCGGTCAGGGCGCATCGTCTTTCGGCGGGTTTTTCCTGATGGCGGCATCGCTGATGTGCTATATGCTCAGCAATATGCTCTATTTCGGGATTCTGACGAATGTTCTGGAGAACTTCTCGCAAGGGTTTACGACCCGAAATTTCATGCCGAGCTGGGACGACTTCTCGCTCTGGGACGACGTCGTCCATCCGTTCTTTCTGAGCGTTGCGGTCTATCTCGTTTCGTTCGGCCTCTTTATCGTGATCGGGGTCGGATCGGCGGTTTACGCTGTGAAGTCCGTCTCGAATCTGAATAACAAGGAAACGGCCGCCCAGCAGAATCCGTTCGCGAACGATTCAGAGATCAAGAAGTTCAATGAAGCGTTCGGCGACGGCGATATGAACTCCTCAGAAAACGAAGAGGAGCGTTTCCGCAAGATGGACGAGTTCATCCGCGAGCAGCGCAAGAAACAGCTTGAATCCGGGATCGGAAAAACGCCGGAGACGCTCGAGAAGGAAAGGAACGAAATGGTTTCCGGATTCCTGAAGATGGCGTTGCCGTTGCTTTTGCTGATGGGGGCGGCATTGCTCTGGGGCTTTTTCTATCTGCCGGCGGCGTGCCTCGTGGCCGGCTACACCCGCTCGTTCGTGGCGACCCTGAATCCGAAGATCGGACTTGAAACGATCCGGATACTCGGTGTCGACTATGTCAAGATACTCTTTATGGGACTGATCGTCGCGATCGCGTCGGGCGTCGTCGGTTTCGTTCTGGCATTGATCTTTCTTCCGTTCAATTTGCCGAGCGTCGGAAATCTTCCCGCGAAGGCGATCGCCGCGTTGGCCTCGTTCTATTTCTCGGTTGTCTTCTCGGTCGTTCTCGGATTCGCGCTTTATAAGAACTCCGAGAAACTTAATCTGTTCAGGAGTTAGCGCGGCGATCGGTCGACTCGGGGCGGGAAGCGGTTCAAACCGATTCCCGCCTTTCTCTTTGCCCGCGTTCTTTTCTATAATCAATGGTTCGGGATAGGCGCGGGAGTTTGGACGGTCTGACCTTGGACCCGAGAAGCGCAAATAGAACTCCGAAAAGGGAATTATGGGATTTTTTTGGCGAAGAAAAAAAGACGAAGACAAGTTTTCAACCTCAGTTCTAGGACTCGACAAATCGATCGAGCAACTTCAGAAACAGGAAGAAGAAGCGGAAAAGGCGATCGGCGTCAGGTTCTACAACGCGATCGAGAAGACCCGTTTTTCGATCAACAACAAACTTGACACCATCTTCGAGGGCCGCAAGAGGATCGACGACGAGTTTCTCGACGAACTCGAAGAGATGCTGATCTCGACCGACATCGGCGTTTCGACGACGATGCAGATCCTCGACGCGGTCCGCCGCGGCGTTTCGCGTCAGGAGATCAACGACCTCGACGCGCTGAAACGCATAATGAAACAGGAATTGCTGACGATCCTTCAGCATTCGACCGAACGCGGGATCGTTGACGAGACGAAGTACGATCTTGACATCAAACCGTACGTCCTGATGGTCGTCGGCGTCAACGGGGTCGGCAAAACGACGACGATCGGCAAACTCGCCCAGCGGATCAAGGACGAAGGCAACGGGGTTCTGATCTGCGCCGCCGACACGTTCCGCGCTGCGGCGAGCGACCAACTCGAGATCTGGGCCGAGCGCGCCGGAGTCGAGATCATCCAGCAGAAGCAGGGAACCGATCCGGCGGCGGTCTTGTTTGACTCGCTCCGCGCCGCTCAGGCGCGCAATGCCGACGTTTTGATCGTCGATACGGCGGGACGGCTCCACAATAAATCCAATCTGATGGCGGAGCTCGAAAAGATGAAGCGCATCGCCGCCCGCGAGGTCGAAGGCGCGCCGCACGAAACGCTGCTCGTAATCGACGCCGTGACCGGACAGAACGGACTCGAACAAGCGCGGCAGTTTATGAAAACGGCCGATGTCACGGGAATCGTGCTCACGAAACTCGACGGCACGGCAAAGGGCGGAATCGCGGTCGCGATCGCGAAGGAACTCGGCCTTCCGATCCGCTACGTCGGAGTCGGCGAACAGGTCGCCGATCTGATGGTCTTCGATGCCGAGCAATACGTCAACGGACTGTTCAATTAACCTCGATTTGGAAAGCAATCATTCAGAGTTCGACGTTGAAATGACGCGCCGCGCGCTTGAATTGGCCGCGCGCGGCGTCGGCCTCGTCAGTCCGAGCCCTTTGGTCGGATGCGTTGTCGTGTCGAAGTCCGGCGAGATCGTCGGCGAGGGAAGCTACGAATTCGAGAAAGTGACGCACGCCGAGGTGCTCGCGCTTGAACAGGCCGGCGAACGAGCCCGTGGCGGAACGGCATACGTTTCGCTTGAACCCCATTCGCATCACGGGCGGACTTCGCCGTGCACCGACGCGCTGATCGGTGCCGGCATCCGGCGCGTCGTGTGTCCGATCGAAGATCCCAATCCGCTTGTTTCAGGCGAAGGGTTCGAGCGCTTGCGGGTCGCCGGGATCGAGGTCGTTACGGGGCTTCTGCGCGACGAGGCGGAGCGCCTGAACGAGAAGTTCTGCGTCTGGCACAACAAACGTCGCCCGTTCGTTCATTTGAAGCTCGCGATGAGCCTCGATGCGAGGATCTCCTTGCGAAGTTCGATTTCGACCGCGATCTCGGGTCCGGAATCGTCCAAACGTGTGCACGAAATCCGCCACGAACACGATGCGATCCTCGTCGGCGGCAATACGGTCGCAGTCGACGATCCGTCGCTCACCGACCGCAGTGGCAAACCTCGCCGGCGTCGGCTCGTCCGCGTTGTGCTCGACAACCGTTTGCAGATTCCGGTTACTTCAAACGTCGTGGCCGACGCCCGCGAAACGCCGACGATCGTGATATCGAATTCTGAAGATTCCGTGAAGATCGCGCTGATTGAAAGCAAAGGCGTCGATCTCGTCCGCGTCGATGCGCGCGATCTCTCCGCGGTGCTGGATGAATTGCGGAAGCGCGAGATCCAGAGCGTTCTGGTTGAAGGCGGGACCGCGATCGCCGGGGCATTCTGCGACGCCCGGTTAATCGACAAGGCAACGTTTATCGTCGCGCCGATCATCATCGGCGGAGAGGCTCCGCTCGCCGTTGGCGGACGCGGGGCCGGGTCGTTCGACGAGGTCATCAAACTCGATGACGTCGAGATCCGCCGTCTGGGCATCGATCACGAGATCACCGGCTATCCTAAGGCAGCATAAATCCGAGATTCTGGGTCGGGAAATTGATCAGATTCGGGAAAACGTATCCAACATCGACCGGTTCGAGTCCGAACCACGAAGCGAGCGTCGCCGCGTACTGTTCGACCGACGTCGTCGGGATCCAGCGGCCGCGGGCCGTCGATCCCGAATCCGCGTCGTCCGGCCCGTTTTGAACCAGCGTCGGGAACGGCGTCCCGTTTGAAGTGTTGACACCGTAGAAGTTACCGCCG
The DNA window shown above is from Acidobacteriota bacterium and carries:
- the ubiE gene encoding bifunctional demethylmenaquinone methyltransferase/2-methoxy-6-polyprenyl-1,4-benzoquinol methylase UbiE is translated as MSDQRTDGELEHARAVREMFSGIAGKYDFLNHFLSVNIDKRWRRLVSRSLKDVLDDANALVLDVACGTGDLAVELQRSGKAKVVGTDFCRPMLAVAAEKNGKTGLSIPYLEADGMNLSFADSTFDAITIAFGLRNFSNWKAGLVEFHRLLKPGGRLAILEFSSPVVPGFRQAFQFYFTRVLPRIGGAVSGSRGAYEYLPNSVSKFPDQKQLAKMLDEVGFSDVSYKNLTGGIAALHLGTKKL
- a CDS encoding insulinase family protein, with protein sequence MKNHFNRLIKPAILLAVISLCASLVSAQASNVSAPREEKLLNGLRLIVWSDSKAAKVTVKTRIHSGAAFDPLGKEGVMKLLSEIIFPNESAKEYFRDDLGGSLDVTCGYDYIQIDATGDADKFLTLLETLSSALTNPQINKETTERVKIPHLARLAEIEKDPAYLADRAVAKRLLGSFPYGRPLLGTPESAAKIDFADILFAKQRFLTADNATLAISGNVKADLALRASRRLFGGWLKADKKIPATFAQPAPPIANIQILDTTLENTSELRFAMRGVARSEKDFYAAQILENVLHSRIRSREGERSFARSNANVLPGIVILGVSSWNTAIVKKVGNTIALPTDIASYQNHFLGADVTPAEFEAAKRAVLAAGATADPLNYWLDSQTYRFVSVKDDQTNLQTVSVADVQRVLGRLRKESVASVLLVSTSGSTVAN
- a CDS encoding TonB family protein yields the protein MGKIVKYCNACEEGFAEKFGFCPNCGAHLTAFEMNPVASETKPEPIQSIEEIPVPEIISVAPINETVVESAPEEIVVEEPAIEAAEAFEFDDDVLDEEVMVTPEPAPTAAFVVPAATQSAYEATFQPKASPKIDDAFHITIVEEKNVKQRNLLLLGVFALFFGAFTIGLLYSLFNKFLDVAAIDSPDLISYVGEVEPIPFEEEQIIKKDKEKGGGGGGGGKEEETPASKGREAAQVENPQFAPSSRAVPLTNPDIEILLATKNKNPRAAENTDEPYGLRNGADGLSDGTGSGGGLGNGRGRGQGNGNGDGLGNGNGSGRGNGDGDGNGDGSGDGDGLFKDAKVKVGPTVGVKIISKPRPGYTDSARVNNIQGTVILKVTFLASGQVGGVSVVKGLPNGLTEQAIAAAKGIRFEPAKKGGSPYSVNKNVEYSFTIF
- a CDS encoding ChaN family lipoprotein, whose protein sequence is MASISFGQNADPGYRIFDRSGNPATIEQIIAEAGNVNVVFLGENHDDATAHAMQLRIFKAIVEKYSKERPTALSMEMFERDVQTVVNEYLSGLITENHFLLSSRPWKNYSTDYKPLVELAKAERLPVIAANAPRRYINMVSRKGRTALDPLSREAKEWLPPLPYNQASEAYSTKFKALMGPSPEAQMGLANILDSQSLWDASMAFSISEFLKKKKNPLVIHLNGAFHTESRLGTAEHLMKYSKKSKFLVVTMRYEDSFTTFDKAKHENLGDFVILTDAKLPRSFKQ
- a CDS encoding HD domain-containing protein gives rise to the protein MKTKISLIYFVVLTLLAVGLLPLLLTSWTLSDRSAKELRALEGRYQTQLVQDKARQIELFGQRYADLVGSYAKALELSNDFSVLSSPQTEVKLSSTLEENPYLIALFIKPVGGESIAVRRAKFAATEELEGIASGLSAGFENKKLVFGKPQKIMSSGEIVLPIGSPVVINNTVAATVMAVVSLREISRIMAETRPMSEDELWKSGLPMILVVDERGNAVFHPDASVVTNQKSFGSLKIVQEWMEASAQVQSALVPFSTEYDGKEHEMIGAYSTANLRNELKLGVVAMQDESRALASVAEMRRSVWFICLGFGFVALVVGLILARMMTVPILDLVGVAQKIAVGDYTTRVETKNFSEIGTLGEAFNLMSDKVQEQIEKLARAAEENRELFVGTVKALAAAIDGKDRYTRGHSERVARFSIAIGKRMRMSEDELEALRISALLHDVGKIAIDDAILKKPSALTDEEFEVMKTHPQRGFKIMSQIPRMRDFLPGMYMHHEMINGQGYPQGLKGDEIPLQAKIVSVADTFDAMTTDRPYSKGMELGAALDRIRSFIGTRYDGAVVEALIHACETGEVRPVGGLVKPKPQTEADDPECMKLFERRVA
- the ftsY gene encoding signal recognition particle-docking protein FtsY gives rise to the protein MGFFWRRKKDEDKFSTSVLGLDKSIEQLQKQEEEAEKAIGVRFYNAIEKTRFSINNKLDTIFEGRKRIDDEFLDELEEMLISTDIGVSTTMQILDAVRRGVSRQEINDLDALKRIMKQELLTILQHSTERGIVDETKYDLDIKPYVLMVVGVNGVGKTTTIGKLAQRIKDEGNGVLICAADTFRAAASDQLEIWAERAGVEIIQQKQGTDPAAVLFDSLRAAQARNADVLIVDTAGRLHNKSNLMAELEKMKRIAAREVEGAPHETLLVIDAVTGQNGLEQARQFMKTADVTGIVLTKLDGTAKGGIAVAIAKELGLPIRYVGVGEQVADLMVFDAEQYVNGLFN
- the ribD gene encoding bifunctional diaminohydroxyphosphoribosylaminopyrimidine deaminase/5-amino-6-(5-phosphoribosylamino)uracil reductase RibD — translated: MESNHSEFDVEMTRRALELAARGVGLVSPSPLVGCVVVSKSGEIVGEGSYEFEKVTHAEVLALEQAGERARGGTAYVSLEPHSHHGRTSPCTDALIGAGIRRVVCPIEDPNPLVSGEGFERLRVAGIEVVTGLLRDEAERLNEKFCVWHNKRRPFVHLKLAMSLDARISLRSSISTAISGPESSKRVHEIRHEHDAILVGGNTVAVDDPSLTDRSGKPRRRRLVRVVLDNRLQIPVTSNVVADARETPTIVISNSEDSVKIALIESKGVDLVRVDARDLSAVLDELRKREIQSVLVEGGTAIAGAFCDARLIDKATFIVAPIIIGGEAPLAVGGRGAGSFDEVIKLDDVEIRRLGIDHEITGYPKAA